In Mesotoga infera, a genomic segment contains:
- a CDS encoding methionine adenosyltransferase has translation MKTWLFTSESVTEGHPDKMADQISDSILDAMLTQDEDSRVAVETLLATGVVVVAGEVSTKAYVDIPRVVRETILDIGYNRAKYGFDGETCAVLTSIDEQSPDIALGVNKSFEAKKNDSDRYALIGAGDQGMMFGYATDETPEMMPLPIVLAHRLARRLSKVRKDNSVHGFRPDGKTQVTVKYQDGKPVGVTAIVVSTQHDPDLTAEAIERLVVDNVVSPEIDHELLLEGVEIFVNPTGRFVRGGPSADTGLTGRKIIVDTYGGWTPHGGGAFSGKDPTKVDRSAHYMARYAAKNIVAAGLAERVTLQLAYAIGVAKPVSFMIDAHDTEKIDLEKLKKAVLKVFDFRPAAIIDRLNLKRPIYRQTAAYGHFGRIDIKLPWEEIDAVDQLKKAVD, from the coding sequence TTACCAGTGAAAGCGTTACCGAAGGCCATCCGGACAAAATGGCAGATCAGATTTCCGATTCGATTCTCGATGCGATGTTGACTCAGGATGAAGATTCGAGAGTTGCAGTTGAGACTCTTCTTGCAACAGGCGTTGTCGTAGTTGCCGGAGAGGTAAGTACTAAAGCTTACGTTGATATTCCCAGAGTAGTTAGAGAGACGATTCTCGATATCGGATACAACCGGGCTAAGTATGGCTTTGACGGAGAGACCTGCGCCGTCCTTACGAGTATTGACGAGCAGTCCCCGGATATAGCTCTGGGAGTAAACAAATCCTTTGAAGCGAAGAAAAATGATTCCGATAGATATGCCCTGATAGGAGCGGGAGATCAGGGCATGATGTTCGGTTATGCGACAGACGAGACTCCAGAAATGATGCCGTTGCCGATAGTTCTTGCTCATAGATTGGCACGAAGGCTCAGCAAAGTAAGAAAAGACAACAGTGTTCATGGCTTCAGGCCTGACGGAAAGACCCAGGTTACCGTCAAGTATCAGGACGGCAAGCCTGTCGGAGTAACAGCGATTGTGGTATCGACTCAGCATGATCCCGATTTGACTGCAGAGGCGATAGAAAGACTTGTAGTCGACAACGTAGTCTCTCCAGAAATCGACCACGAACTACTTCTTGAAGGGGTGGAAATTTTCGTGAATCCGACGGGTCGATTTGTCAGGGGCGGTCCTTCAGCCGATACTGGCTTGACTGGCAGGAAGATCATCGTTGATACTTACGGAGGTTGGACTCCTCACGGCGGGGGAGCCTTCAGCGGAAAGGACCCCACGAAGGTCGATAGATCGGCTCATTATATGGCAAGATATGCCGCAAAGAATATTGTGGCCGCCGGACTTGCAGAACGCGTAACTCTTCAGCTCGCGTATGCTATTGGAGTTGCCAAACCCGTATCCTTTATGATAGATGCTCACGATACGGAGAAGATCGATCTCGAAAAGCTTAAGAAAGCCGTCCTGAAGGTTTTTGACTTCAGACCGGCCGCTATTATCGACAGGCTTAACCTTAAACGTCCTATTTACAGGCAGACGGCTGCCTATGGACATTTCGGCAGGATAGACATTAAACTGCCGTGGGAAGAGATCGACGCCGTTGACCAATTGAAGAAAGCAGTGGATTGA